In Gemmatimonadetes bacterium T265, one DNA window encodes the following:
- a CDS encoding dihydrodipicolinate synthase family protein — MNVRRHLLAGHVIPAHPLALTPSRTLDERAQRAVTRYYVHAGAGGIAVGVHTTQFAIHRPEIGLYRPVLELAAETARAWLAYVRGDGEPDTLQPFALVAGLVGDTRQAVHEAEVARAVGYHAGLLSLGGVDGPLGDITDAALVRHARAVSEVLPLVGFYLQPAVGGRPLGYRFWRALAEEVPNLVAIKIAPFDRYRTLDVVRAIAESGRVDVALYTGNDDSIVVDLLTPFPVTVGGMPATRRIVGGLLGQWAVWTRRAVELLADAHAAAAAGQPIDARWLAHAAALTDANGALFDPHNGYAGCIAGIHEVLRRQGLVRGTWTLDPREQLSPGQAQEIDRVLRLYPDLTDDAFVAQHRDAWLAD, encoded by the coding sequence GTGAACGTTCGCCGCCACCTGCTGGCCGGACACGTCATTCCCGCGCACCCACTCGCGCTCACCCCCTCGCGCACGCTCGACGAACGCGCGCAGCGCGCCGTCACGCGGTATTACGTGCACGCGGGCGCGGGCGGGATTGCGGTCGGCGTCCACACAACCCAATTCGCCATCCATCGGCCCGAGATCGGCCTTTACCGCCCGGTGCTCGAACTCGCCGCGGAGACCGCGCGCGCGTGGCTCGCATACGTGCGCGGCGACGGCGAACCCGACACGCTGCAGCCGTTCGCGCTCGTCGCCGGCCTCGTCGGCGACACGCGGCAGGCCGTGCACGAGGCCGAAGTCGCGCGCGCGGTCGGCTACCACGCGGGGCTGCTTTCGCTCGGCGGCGTCGACGGCCCGCTCGGCGACATAACCGACGCCGCGCTCGTGCGCCACGCGCGCGCAGTGAGCGAGGTGCTCCCGCTCGTCGGCTTCTATCTCCAACCGGCGGTCGGCGGACGCCCGCTCGGCTACCGGTTCTGGCGCGCGCTCGCCGAGGAGGTGCCCAACCTTGTCGCGATCAAGATCGCCCCGTTCGACCGTTACCGCACGCTGGACGTCGTGCGCGCGATCGCCGAGTCGGGGCGAGTGGACGTCGCGCTGTACACGGGGAACGACGACAGCATCGTCGTCGACCTGCTCACGCCCTTCCCGGTGACCGTCGGCGGGATGCCGGCGACCCGGCGCATCGTCGGCGGACTCCTCGGCCAGTGGGCCGTCTGGACCCGGCGCGCCGTCGAGCTCCTCGCCGACGCGCACGCCGCAGCGGCGGCCGGGCAGCCGATCGACGCCCGCTGGCTCGCGCACGCGGCCGCGCTCACCGACGCGAACGGCGCGCTCTTTGATCCGCACAACGGCTACGCGGGATGCATCGCCGGCATCCACGAGGTGCTCCGGCGGCAGGGGCTCGTCCGCGGCACGTGGACGCTCGACCCGCGGGAGCAGCTCTCGCCCGGGCAGGCCCAGGAGATCGATCGCGTTCTTCGCCTCTACCCGGACCTCACCGACGACGCGTTCGTCGCCCAACACCGCGACGCCTGGCTGGCCGACTGA
- a CDS encoding epimerase, translated as MTPAGAGDPSRGDRDDDEPAPPRDLDALEERLSRPTDAVAGVLARTSGDLVVLGAGGKMGPSLARMARRAFDALGGPHAGRRVVAASRFSDPAARRQFESHGVETATVDLLDRRSVAALPDAPLVVYMAGLKFGVSDAPARMWATNTVAPALVAERYAGARVVAFSTGNVYPCTPGPGRGAAEDHPLTPLGEYANACVGRERVLEWACERGGSPLALVRLSYAVDLRYGVLVDLAQRVRTGEPVDVRTGWVNVIWQGDANAQALECFAVAATPAFPVNVTGPEPLAVADLARRYGRMFGRAPHLVGTTAADALLSDTTRATRLFGAPSVPTARLIDWVGEWLNSGGPTLGKPTKFEVRDGRY; from the coding sequence ATGACGCCGGCCGGCGCGGGCGATCCGTCGCGCGGCGACCGCGACGACGACGAGCCCGCGCCGCCGCGCGACCTCGACGCGCTCGAAGAGCGGCTGTCGCGCCCGACCGACGCCGTCGCCGGCGTGCTCGCCCGGACGAGCGGCGACCTCGTCGTCCTCGGCGCCGGCGGGAAGATGGGGCCCTCGCTCGCGCGCATGGCCCGGCGCGCCTTCGACGCGTTAGGCGGCCCGCACGCGGGACGGCGCGTCGTCGCCGCGTCGCGCTTCTCCGACCCCGCGGCGCGCCGGCAGTTCGAGTCCCACGGCGTCGAGACCGCGACGGTCGACCTGCTCGACCGCCGGTCGGTCGCGGCGCTCCCCGACGCGCCGCTCGTGGTCTACATGGCCGGGCTGAAGTTCGGCGTCAGCGACGCGCCGGCGCGCATGTGGGCGACCAACACCGTCGCCCCCGCACTCGTCGCCGAGCGCTACGCCGGCGCGCGCGTCGTGGCGTTCTCGACCGGCAACGTCTACCCGTGTACCCCCGGCCCCGGCCGCGGCGCCGCCGAGGACCACCCGCTCACCCCGCTCGGCGAGTACGCGAACGCGTGCGTCGGCCGCGAGCGCGTGCTCGAGTGGGCATGCGAGCGCGGCGGAAGCCCGCTCGCCCTCGTGCGGCTGAGCTACGCCGTCGACCTCCGCTACGGCGTACTCGTCGACCTCGCGCAGCGGGTCCGGACCGGCGAGCCCGTCGACGTGCGCACGGGCTGGGTGAACGTGATCTGGCAGGGCGACGCGAACGCCCAGGCGCTCGAATGCTTCGCCGTCGCGGCCACGCCGGCGTTCCCCGTCAACGTCACGGGCCCGGAGCCGCTCGCCGTGGCCGACCTCGCGCGCCGCTACGGCCGCATGTTCGGCCGCGCCCCGCACCTCGTCGGCACCACGGCGGCCGACGCGCTGCTCAGTGACACGACGCGTGCGACACGCCTGTTCGGCGCGCCCAGCGTACCCACGGCGCGACTGATTGACTGGGTCGGCGAGTGGCTCAACTCGGGCGGGCCCACCCTCGGCAAGCCGACGAAATTCGAAGTGCGCGACGGGCGATACTGA